Genomic window (Oryza sativa Japonica Group chromosome 3, ASM3414082v1):
AAGCAAACAGTTAATTTGATGACTCGTATTCCCcagcaatttttttagaataatgTGGACCTTTAATTTTTCACTATGGTCGGAAAACATAAATAATGAACATAGTATCACTAAAGCGTTGACACCATGACATGATCCTATAAATGCATTAGACACTAGTCCAATCTGCAAGACACCAAGTCATATGTCCTATCGGCAAGATACTATTAAATAACACTTTAGTCAACTTAGGCTATCTACTTacgaaaaaataaaagaaggaaaagataTATAGTGATGTGCAAAGtgcacatttattttttttctctacaatATGCAGATGAATATATGTGTTAGGACTTGTCTTGTGGACCCATATTGCCTTTGGGCCATGCTCGGTGAGTGGTGACATAAATAAACTTGGCCAGTTCGCCACCTATCTAGTGGGTTGGGTTTGATAATACTACCATGCAAAGCGAAAGATAACCAAAGAAATCTAAGAAGATCAGGGTGCTTTATCTGACAATTCTAGTACACAAGTTTCATCGTATTCCTGTTTGATTAGCACACTATTACGAAAGCACTACCAGTCTACCATTGTATACAGGTGACTAATTTTGGTTTGTACAGGTGGGCGGTTGGGTGACTCGCTCGCCTCTGATAAATTACCTGCCTCATAGACAGTAGTCTTTACTTGcaaatatatttgtaaaaaaaaatatgaaaactacATCGAATCGCAGTTCTACATAGGTCATGATCAAATTTCCCAAGTCCCTCTTCATAATCCCTTTGCAAAAGTGGTAGCAACAGCCGAGACGACGTCCTTACTACGGTCATCATCATGATGTTATTGTCGAGTCTTAGACCCTGTTGCGGTCATCATTGCTGTAACTGAAATGAAGCCATATTGAGGATCACCACCGCTATATCTAGTGGTCCCGAGGCCGACGCCGCTAAATTTGGCAGCCCCAAGACTCGCTGCCATCGATCCACTGCTACTTAGATCTATCGATGTCGAATCCACTCTTCTTGGCCCTGCCACCATCGATATGCGCTCCCGAGCCCCACAGTTATCGTCGATCCGCCACTCCCGGATGGTAGAAAGGAGGACGATAAGCATGAAGGCTAGGAGGGAATTgcgggaagggagggaggacttACCCGCTTATTCGGCCCATCATATTTTAATGTAGTCAAACAATTTTCATAGCCATCCATTATAAGGAACCATTTGTGAAAATATATGTTCCCTTAGGGGTTTGTGTGAGAATAGTGACTTCTATAGACGATTTCTAAAGAGATCCCTATAAAATAActctattttaatagatgatccttttaaaacaattttcacAGATGGTCCTAAATATTTACCCATGATTTTTTATGAGCATGATTTCTTATCGATTGTTTGTACATATAATCGAAAATGTTTTTCAATGGTGACACAAgctaaatttaattgtaaaaATAACCGAATTTTCACAATCAGCTGGTGCAACTCTGTGACATAAGGCCATTCACAATGCGCGGACGTGTCGTTCGGCCCGAGCGTGAGGAACAGAATATTTGCCGCCACATCATCTACCAGCGTTGTCCCGTGAAGAACGCGGAGCCAAAACTGGTCACCCGTTCTTCGGCCTGACCaagggcgcgcggcgcgggagaggggCGCAGCTCCGTGTTGTGGAGGTCAGGGCCTCGCCGCTCGTGGCTTCGACAAGCGGCCGCGCTCCTTTTCCCCTCCCGCGCTCTCCTTTCTCTCGTGCAAGAGCAGCGGAAAGGAGAACGAGAGCAGCAACACAAGATGGCGTCGGAAGCGAGAACAAGCACcgggggagaagaggaggctACCAGGGCCTGCCTACCGCCGCCCGCTCGCCGCTGAGGCCACTCAACCACACCGTTGGTGAGCCGCTAGATCCGGTGCCGATTTCTTAGCCATTGACGAGGCGTTCGATCCGCGCCGCCGAGCTCAGAGGGTGCCGACCAGGGGAGAAGATGATGAGCGCCGGCCGTGGGAAGAGACAGGGTCGCCGGCCGCCTGCCCCTCGCCGACCACACCACCCAAAGCTTGTCGTGTCAGTTGGAGCTCGCCAGCCACCTGTCCCTCGCCGACCATGCCCGGACCGGCGTCGACGTCagcggagagaggaggggagggggagaggggcgcCGGCTATGGGAGGAGACAGGGTCACCGGCCGCTTGCCCCTCGCCGAGCACGCCACCCGGAGCCCGCTCTGTCGGTCGGAGCTCGCCGACCACGTAGCTTGGAGCTCGCCGGCTGCTTGCCCCTTGCCAACCACGCTCGGACCGGCGTCGACGTCggtggagagaggaggggagggggagaggggcacCGGCGGCGGGGTAGCCGAAGGAGGATGCCAAACTGCCATagtagggagagaggaggagagagaggggtgaggaggggtttatttttttttctagattctagGGTGTTCAGTGTAAATTTTGGACATCCACacaaattatgaaaaatattagaactgaaacaaaaatattagaACTAAAGCCATTTGCACTGTGAAGAATTAAGATTTTAGACCCATAACCTTAGTCTACGTGATACTCTGATGCACCTCGAATGAGGAGAACGGACTGTAAATGGTCTAATGGATCGGCGCAAGCATATGCATGACAAAATTGACATGCATGGTGGTCGCGCTTGTGATCGGCTGTCTCTCCATGCCGTGCCCGAAGCGTCTCGTCGCAACTGATCTGATCGGCGTGGCGATTGGGCAGCCTCTGATTCGTCTTTTGGCAACGCCTTGTCAAGTAGGAGTAATCTATTTTCTCTCTGCAGACTCTGCTTCTCTGCCCTGCACTCCTGCCTGCCTCCTGGCCTGTCCGTGGATtgactgctgctgctactgaaATCCATGGTACTCTCAAACACGGTAGTAttccaattgtttttttttttgttttaaggCCTATTTAGATCCCTCCTAAAAAGTttacaccatgtcacatcgaacgtctGAACAcctgtataaagtattaaatataagctaaaaagataactaattacacatattacaactaatttacgagacaaatcttttaaatctaattgctccatgatttcgcaatgtggtgctacattaaatatttactaatgatagattaattaggcttaataaattcatctcgcaatttattAATggattatataattagtttttttattacccgaacaccccatgcgacacatATATAATATCCGACGTGACACGCTAAACCACCCCTGTATCTAAACACCCCAAGTCTTCTCGGATAAAAACTGTAGGCAGGAGTCTCATCAGGggacttttgttttcttttctttttttgaaaaagggAATTCTGGTCAGCAGGTGCAAATGAGGGAGATGAATGTGCAAATGGTGCTTTTGCAGGTATCCTTGGACGGCAAACTTTACTGCTATGTGTGATTTTTAGTCCAGCAAGGGTCTTATACTAGTATATGAGTACAAAATTAGTGAATAGTTTCCTTAACGCTCCTATGTGGCCATTCCCTttgttattgaaaaaaaaatcaacttttatatacgaacctagacatatatatgtccaCTAACttctaaaactcaacatgcaagtgtATCACATTATcaccactagcaattattatctagagtttTAAATATGATGCAAACATGACATATCATTcacgattttgctatattttTATAACTCAATATGCAAAtaatgtcaaatcattatcttcacattattttttacattctttaaatatatatatctattattTCTATAATGTATAACATGCATTTATCCACATATCTCATAGCAAAGTGTGGGTATCAACTAGTTAAATATAGATAAGAAAACACTAAAGGATAAAAGATATGTTGGACCACGTACGCTTATAGTCTTAAGAAAAATGCGATCTAATATTCGCACCGTTCTTCTTGAACGTCATATTAGTTTCGGGCATATGAAGCGGTCGTCAATCAAATCATATTATTTTGACAAATTTACCACTTTCAAACTAATATTGTTAACTGCAATTAATAGCCCCACACGCCCACTAGTTCTATTACAAGTCTCGAGTCTCGACAACTTATAAGAGGGCCTATATATCTAGGGAAAAATATTCCTCAAATGACATCTATTTGTGAACAAAAGTATGTTTTTGAACCACTCATAGAAAGAGCGGGCCGAGGAATAAACACCTTAACAATAATTGTTTTATGATAGAGCAGGGCTGGAACACATTTAGATGTCCCCAACAGTTGCATGCTAGTCGCAATCCGGGGCTCACCAAATTAAGAGCTTGCCATACGATTTGTTTAAGTTCAAGAATTTCTAGCACTCtaggtttctctctctctctctctctctctctctctctctctctctctctctctctctctctctctctctctctctctctcatcttatAAGCTACGGACACTAAGGCAAGCATCATCAAATTTTGGTTATGATATAGATCCTTTCTTCCCACATAAGGGTTATATTCCACATTTCTACATCTGCACAGAAAGTATAAATTCATGCTAGCTAGTGTGATCCTTTTACCCTCGAGAGAGCACTTCTTGTGTGGTGAGCAATGGCAAATTAATATTTGTGGCAAGAGCCTTTTGATCAAAAGGTTTATCTCAATATAGAAGACATGAGAAACTGAGTCACACGCACCATCTTTCCTTTGCACGAGGAGccagaaataaataaaaaggtGCATATGCAGTAGTAATATTTAAAAATCGCAAAACACCAAGGGTGCCTTTTTTTCGCCCAAGTGCTTGTAGATATCAAATGGTTGCGACTTTATCAAAAGGAAGAaaggtagctagctaggtagctGTGCTAGCCATCTCGGAGAAAACTTAAAGGAGGGCCAATGCGAGTTTTTTCTCTTAGCGATGTTGGAACAGTTGGGAAATGGCCGAAATGGGGCACCACCATTGGTTGTCACGTATGTAACCACTAGGGGAACAGCGATATATACAGGTCCCAAAGCCACACACACCCCCACTCTCAACACAACAAACAGTACTGCCACATCATGCCAAACAGCAACATGCATGCACTTGTCAATTCTTAATTAATCACCATCAATTGATTTAATTATAATTTACACCCAAACTAATTAGTATTTGTACATAgaagtataattaattaagaaaaataagggaagaatatatatgtttttttctccctctttttttttcctgaatacTCTCATTAATTAGCTGCTCAGCTTGGTTATACAGACAAAACTAAACCTCACCCCCAAATCAAGATGGAGAGAAAGATGAAATGGAGACCGGCCGATCAGTGTCAAACATAGCCTACGTACGTACGATCAAAACCTCTCCAGAATtaatcgatggatggatcgaccACGCTGGTTGATTAGCAGCTAGCTAGACGtggccacctccaccgccgtcgccgtcgttctcctccccggcctcctcgtcgtcccccACACTGATCAGCGGGGCCCTCTCCGACGACGCCGAGCCCCTCCTCTGCCCCGCATTTCCCTCCGCCGTACCGGCACCACCGTTGCTGCACTGCTGCTTGTCCCCAGCCTTCGTGTCGACGCCTAACgcgtcgccgcagccgcagcagccgccACTCGTGGCCACCATGAGCCCTTCCTCCAGCTTCTCCAggtcgtcgctgccgtcgtTGTGGCCGCTCTCGCTGATGGGCACGTAACCGCGGTtgtcgctgctgccgccgccaccggcattGATGTTATTGGCGGCGGGAGACGTTGTCGTTTTGGTGTTAGCCTTTGCGTTGGCGGTGTTGGtgttgctgttgttgcactCGTGCTGGTGGTTGGTGCCGCTGCCTGTAGTGGACGCCTTGGTCAGCTCCTTGGCACGCGCCACCTCGACGTCCCAGTCGGTGGCGGCCACGGCGCGCGCCATCCACACCGCGCAGGCAGCCTGCGCGGCAAGGAGGCCCAGCCACAGCCCGGCGAAGCCTAGGCGGGCGCCGAATGCCAGCGCCACGCCGACCGGCATGCCGACCAGGTAGAAGGAGGCGAGGTTGATGCGCGCGCCGCTGGCCGGGCGGGCGCTGCCGCGGAGGACGCCGCACCCGGCCGTCTGCGGGCAGTTGCCGAGCTCGCAGAGCCCCGCGATGGGGAGCGCCACGGCCGTGAGGCGGAGGATCTCGCCGTCCGACGTGAACATGCGGCCCCAGTGGCTGCGGACCGACACCATGAaggtggcggccgccgcgccgacgacgaggccgatggagagggcggcgccggccgcgcggcGCGCCCCCGCGGGCCTGCCCGCGCCGAGCTGGTGGCTGACGCGCGTGGACGCGCCCTGGCCGAGGGAGGACGGGAACACGTAGACGAGCGACGTGGCCTGGATGAGGATGCCCATGGACGCCACGGTGGCGCGCGGGTTGGCCAGGAGGCCCGACAGCACGATCATGAGCTCGTACCACCACCACTCGAGGCACACCGCGGTGGCGGTCGGCACGGCGAGGCGGAGCAGCGCCGGCCACCCGCGGAGGCAGTcggaggtgggccccacccacgAGTCCCTGTGGGCCCCGGAGATGGCGAGGAAGCAGAGGAGCGCGAGGAGCAGGTTAAGGtcggtgagcgcgacggcgagcgcgacgccggcgacgcccaTGCGGAGGCGCACGACGAGGAGGTAGTTGATGGGCCCGTGCAGCAGCACGGAGAAGAGCGAGCAGGCGGTGATGGGCAGCGTCAGGTTCTGCGACCGGAGGTAGACGCGGAGCGGGTGCAGCACGGCGAGCACCGCCAGGTCGGCCGACGCGTACGCCGCGAACGTCTGCGCCGCGTCCGCCACGCCCTCGTCCTGGCCGAGCTGCTTCAGTATGTACCCCGTGGACGTCACCCACAGGAGGGAGATGGGCAGCgcgacggcgagcagcagcagcacggtgCGGTGGAGCGCCAGCGCCAGCAGCTTCCCGCGGCGCGCGCCGAACGCCTGGCCGCAGATGGGCTCCATCCCGAGCGCCAGCCCGGAGAGCACCGAGTAGCCGGTGATGTTGGCGAAGCCGAGCGCCAGCGACCCTCCGGCGAGGGCCAGCTCGCCGAGCCGGCCAAGGAACAGCATCGAGATGAGCGCCCGCGAGTACATGACGAGCCCCGTCACCGCCATCGGCACCGACACCCGCCCGATCGCCTGCGCCTCGCCGGCCACCTGGGAGACACGCACTCACGCATGTTAGAAACCAACAAGCAAAgcaacgtcgtcgtcgtctcgatCAGCTGTTCGTGTGCATGGACGTATTGATCAGCTCTGCCATTTCCCAACAGCTggagctttccttttctttctcgtTACTGTTACTGCCAGTGATGCCTAGCTACTAGTAAATAAGCATTAAAcaaccagccagccagccagctaTGTCGCTATGCGTGCTTCTTGCATTAGCTCTTTGATATAATGGCCTACATGTTCTGTTCACGCCATCAAAATTACCAAGCCGCGGGTAAGTATTACTACAGCATATGTACCGCGTGTTTTACCTTGGAGAGCAGCAGCG
Coding sequences:
- the LOC9270049 gene encoding protein DETOXIFICATION 48, which codes for MCNSGTSSSPSAPAPPPPPLTSFKHSSHLLRLVDDDADDGHALLLSKVAGEAQAIGRVSVPMAVTGLVMYSRALISMLFLGRLGELALAGGSLALGFANITGYSVLSGLALGMEPICGQAFGARRGKLLALALHRTVLLLLAVALPISLLWVTSTGYILKQLGQDEGVADAAQTFAAYASADLAVLAVLHPLRVYLRSQNLTLPITACSLFSVLLHGPINYLLVVRLRMGVAGVALAVALTDLNLLLALLCFLAISGAHRDSWVGPTSDCLRGWPALLRLAVPTATAVCLEWWWYELMIVLSGLLANPRATVASMGILIQATSLVYVFPSSLGQGASTRVSHQLGAGRPAGARRAAGAALSIGLVVGAAAATFMVSVRSHWGRMFTSDGEILRLTAVALPIAGLCELGNCPQTAGCGVLRGSARPASGARINLASFYLVGMPVGVALAFGARLGFAGLWLGLLAAQAACAVWMARAVAATDWDVEVARAKELTKASTTGSGTNHQHECNNSNTNTANAKANTKTTTSPAANNINAGGGGSSDNRGYVPISESGHNDGSDDLEKLEEGLMVATSGGCCGCGDALGVDTKAGDKQQCSNGGAGTAEGNAGQRRGSASSERAPLISVGDDEEAGEENDGDGGGGGHV